ttgagattttatcCTTCGATTGTCACAGGTAtactgatttgagatttttagtggtattaACTTTACTTACCCAAAACTAATGAAggctaaatttgtcatagatgtatcaattttggtggttttgatggtcaaaaaattaatttatgatgaATTTGatacatgtgtaccaatttaggattttttgatcaaaaaattaattttggataaattttcacaaatatatcaatttagattGTTTCGTAGTATTAATCCAATAGTAAAAGACAATCGAATTgctgaatttctttctttaattttgagGCATCATTATGGCTCCGCAGGCAAACATTTGGCtaatttttcgatgtttggatTGTTAAGGTAACGAGTTAATGGAAAACCTATGCTTGAATTTAAGAAGATGactttctcttaaaaaaaaataaaaatgaaattaaaaaaatgggattaaacaTCGATACTTGGACCAAAAACTTGCTCTTGAATATGGGAACCCCAACACTCGCTCCTAAGTCCTTTGCAATAAGCTCGATTAAAAGAGCCGAGTCCGAGACCATGAGCATGGACAATTCTTTAACACCCAAGCCCATGTCCACAAGGGCCTACCTCGGGACACCGGCGCTTGAGCTCGAGTTCTCGGCACCCAGAGCTAGGGTTCCATAGAGAACGGCTCTAGGACTCGGGTGCTTGTCCGCCAAGGCCGGGTCAATGACCACAAATGCCCATGCTTGGGTCCTCGGCACTCGAGTCCATAGAGACCGAGCCAAGGGCCTAGTGCCTTGTGCTTGGGTACCTGACGACGGAACTCGGGTCCATCGACATCGAGCTTGGGTCCAAAGAGGTTGGGTTCGGGATCGAAGTGTTTATGCCCGGGTTTCCGCTTTAGAGCTAGAGTCTTCAAGACCCGCACTTGGATCCATTGAGGCCGGGCCATGGATCCCGGCTCGGCCTCCTTGAACTTGAGCCCAAGCCTTGAGGATCCGGGCATGGGCACCAAGGTCCCAAGCTTGACCTCTATGGACACGGGCCTTGCCGCAATGGACCCGGGCACGATACCATAGAGGTTGGGCCCCAATGCTCATGCTCGATTCCCCGATCGCTAGTGACATCGTGCCCAAGTCACTAGCATCCGAAAGTGCATGTTTATTTAGgtaaatataaatatgttttCTTATCAAATagcggaaaataattttcaattcattttcagattttagcttaacaaaaaaaaaaaaacattgtcatttttctcttggagaacattttcctaaaaacacgGAGAGTGACGCTCAACTTTTTCCGGAGCAAATGGTAAAAAAGATCTTCTGCTAATATATTATAGGAGTATTCTTCCCTAATGAATGCCATAGATACATAGATATATTCCTTGTACTGtataaagaatgaaaaagaatgTCTTCCATAATGGTTGTATTAAAGATCAATGCCATATTTGTTGATGAACATTGAAGTTCTTGATTGTGCAAGAGAATTGTCGATTCAATAAACAAGTTGTCGAATTCATGGTTGTCAATGGATTAGTTAAATGTCGATTTACAAGCTTGTTGTCAATTCCAAACTACTAATCGACTATCTAGTGACCGAAAgctattttggacaatttctttTGATGTTTGTGGATCTTTTAAGGTGTCTATTGAGCTGCCCAAGCTAGTGAATAGATTTCATGTCTAAGTGTAATTACCTTGCATTTGGTCAAGTATCTTTAATCTCAATTTTACGAGTCTTAAATATGTTGTAGATTTAAAGAATCAAAGTTCAAGTCTTTAGGTGTTTTAATACATTTTCTAATTACTAGATCTTtattgtgtgtgtgttttttttttttttgttcctatGTCATTAGTGTTGGTTAGTTCTCATGTCTTTAATATATGTATATTTCCATGTAATAATCCCTCTGTATAAAGAGGTGAATCTCAAATGTAAGACATGACTTGAATATTTAGAATATTTGAGATATGTAAACAGATATCTATCCCCGATATCTATATTCTTAGAAGTTGGATTCTTCCTTGTGGTGAATCAAGAATCACCATAACCTCGACTAGTGATATCATATAGGTCTTAGTGGTGACCTTTTCCTATCCCAAAGTCATGTATTCGCGGCTTGTGATATTCTATAGACCTTGGTGGTGTACTTTGACAATTCCGATCGTGATCCTCGATTGGTGGCACGTCCTTTATGCCATGGTTCTAAACTCACTCCATCCCGCATTTACATTTACCCGCCGACATCCATCCCATACACTCTGACATCATCGACAATCACTCAAAACATCATTCGCCCATCCCATACTTGTATCTGCATCAACATAGGACAACCGATGCCATGTCAACGGTTTTtgttaaaattgatcaaatggactcaattgacaaaatctgaaaatatttaagactcaattagcaaaagtaaaaggtttatgattgaatcggcaaaaacgcaataggtttatgactttttggataaattttcccatgttaatcaaaataatgagggagaattaccaaaaaaaagtcctaaattgcaattgtgccaatttagtgttaacctttttttttctctccaattcggtcccaaaccttttgcaattgtgtcaattcagtctactTAGCCGGCCATCACCGACGTAACCCaaaccccctcccccccaaaatggtagaaaaatttatttaaaatattaaaattttgccacatcAATGCGAACCGGCCAAATAGATTAAATAAGCATAATTGctaaatgtttaggattgaattggaacaaaaattaggacttgattggccaaaaaaaagttttagaactgaattggtacaattgcaatatgtttaagatttttgtgGTAATTATCCCAAACAATGATGACAGCCAAACCTATAACTAAACTTACACATACCAACATACCAACATTCTATTATAATTCTAACCATCACAACCAATCTAAAGCTCCAAAACCCAATTAGAACAAAGCAATCACAACCCCAAACTCAAACCACATCAGTCCGCACATCTTCCTGCATCTATGATTGGCATCCCATGATCTTAAACAAAATAATATCATTAGGGCAGGAAATGTAAATTATATTACCAGCCATGAAATGATCAGTACCCCCAATCGAATCTTCTCTATATCTTTGCTTTGTCAAAGGCCGGCTTTAAACACTCCTTCCTTCTAAATTCAAAAACCCCAAAGTTGAACAAATCGGACCTAGAGATAAGCGGTTTCAGATTCTGTACAGGTTTCACTTGAAACCTGGAATTATCCGTCggaacaagttcctcattttttggaacttggaacctattcTATCACAAGTTCCAAGGTCGGCTCTAAGATCTATATATGTTtcacatatattcttaattgaacgattacaGTGAaccattattttttataatcatAATTTATTGTTATAATCCACTGATCACCACTTATATTTAGACttacgaataaatatgaaacattaactaAGTAAAAGTCTCGGTCATAAATATTGTCATAAATGAAAACTCGGACTAGTGGTCTCAAGATAATACACTAATCACTAGACGCTATGGAATACTGTAAGATTGTGTAAAgacatatacaaaaaaaaaaaaaaatgaaaacttgtgACAGATTACATTTCGGGTTCCACCTAAAACCTACCTGttgaaacatattttttaatttttaaaacctAGGACCGAGCGGGGTTACATACTTATTAGAGGAAAAGttggataaagaaaaaagaacgacGGATATGATTACATCCTATCGATTACGTATGAATTTAGtaaattttaattgaaattttattaACTGAGTATTTTGGGATGCTCGATAAATGTTCAAATAAAGTGAATATGTCATGTTAAAAAcattgttatttttccttttctgaccCGTGGAAAAGGTGAAATCAATAATTGTCCATTTTAAAGGCTGTCCGAGCGACATGTTGTCCAAGCACGACAGAGAGAAATCAAAAGGGAGGGAAGGGAAGGCGGAGCAAAACCTATAGAAGTGACGCAGGTGGGGCATAACAACGGGGGACACCTTGTGGGACCCCGCGCAGAGATCTCATCCCCGCGCGCCACGTGGAATGTCGGGCCACCCCATGGCCTCCACCTCTCGCGTCCGTCGGATCTCTACGGCCACCAGATGGTGCGCGCCCAGCGTGCGCTTGACCCTTCAAACGGGGTCAAAGGTTGAAAGACACCCCGTGGACCCTTCGCACCGCACGGGACTCGCGATGCGTAGCAGCAAAATTCGTGTTGTGTTTGTTGAAATTTAACGTGCGACATAAACAGAAATTGTGTTTTTGATCAAatgtgtttaaaaaaaaaaacttgtgcgTGAAAAGTGGTAATGATGGGTCAAGAGCGATTTACGGAACATAAGAAGATAGGGGATTTTTAAAACGAACGAAAATGTGCTGCACCCTATTAAATTTAACTGCAGACCAATCTTGATATACCTAATTTTGAATACATTCGAGCGATTCTTATGTCTTTTGCAACTTCAAGATGGAAAATGTAACGTTCCTTTCGAGAGTTACGATAGTTTTTTACGTTCAATCCGTGCGGATCTTATGTTTCCATAAGTGATAAGGTGCTTTTTAAATATCTCAATCGAACCGTTCGTTCGGGTAATAGCGATTGATTAAAAGATTTGATCGAGGATGCGCCGAACCGGGAGAAGCACCTTACAGAGCAGCCAGGCAGATGGCCCCCCTTGTGGGGTAAAGCAAAGGCGGAAGTTAACCCGTGGGACGCGACCAAGTTCGCGACGTCCCGACTTTTGGCCCCGGGTTCGCTGCGCGTAGGCCATACACAAGAGCCACGCACTTGCCAAAACTCACCACTTCCTCTCTCCTCGTGGCGTCTCCATCCACCCTCCATCTGTTCCTCTCTCCCCCTTCTCCAccgtccatctctctctctttccctctctctctcttccaaacCACCATCTCGGTCTTTCCCCTTTAGATCTTTTGCTTCAAgaacctctttctctctctacctcactatttttcttcttcttcttcttcttcttcttggtcttgCTCAATGAGAACCCAAGAGGGGGAGAAGTTCACGGACTACTTCGAGAAGTGGGTGTGCCGGCTCGAGGAGTACTCTCAGCAGCTCCACAGCGCGTCCAGGGAGGCCTCCATCACCGAGCAGGAGCTCCGGGCCCTCGTCTCCAAGCTCACGGCCCACCACAAGGAGTACTACACCACCAAGTGGGCTGCGGCGGCTGTGGGGGGCGGCGGCGACGTCTTCGCCTTCTTCTCGCCGCCTTGGTCGACCCTGCTCGAGAACGCCTACTCCTGGCTCACCGGCTGGAAGCCCTCCGCGGCGTTCCGCGTCGTCGAGGCGCTGCGGGCGAGGGGCGCGGCCATGGCGGAGGACCAGATGAAGAGGATCGAGCAGCTGAGGGCGAGGATCAGGCTCGAGGAGGAGAGGGTGGAGCGCGAGATGGAGCGGCAGCAGGTCGCGGTGGCGGACCGTAGGATGGTCGAGCTCGCGCGCCTCGCGGGCCGGCGGGGCGaggcctccgccgccgccgcggccaCTGCTGACAAGGTGGACGGGCTCGTGGACGCGGCGGTGAAGGGCCTCGCGAGCGGGCTGGAGCGGATCATGAAGGCCGCGGACTGCGTGCGACTGAAGACGCTGAAGGGGTTGCTGGACGAGCTGAGCCCGTCGCAGGGCGTGGAGTTCCTGGCCGCCATGTCGACGCTGCAGGTCCAGGTGCGGCGGTGGGGGAAGAAGAGGCAGAGCCAAGCCGAGCACAAGTCGAGCGAAGCACActaaaaaagctaaaagctTTCTGTAAAACCGGCATACCAAAGCGAAAAACGTCGGGAAAAGCTCAGTTtagaggcggcggcggcggatcATCCTTAAGTTTCATTTGGATTTTCGTAGGCAGCTTCATAGTTATAGGCGTGACattaaattttttccctttcttttttggtcgattaATCTTTGTTTTGTTGCTCAGTTTTTAAGCTTTCCTATGTTAGAAAAGCCTCCCTCTTGTCTCAAGTCAACCCATCTGCATGTTCCGAAGCAGTTCAAGTAAGGAAATACAAAGAGTCAGTGTGCAAAAATAAGATACATGCCCATGTATATCCATTCGAATGTCATGAGATTAGTTTAACATTAGATTACATGtgctctgaaaaaaaaatcgaatttgattaaaattttgattCCTTGATTACCAACTGAATATCATGCTTATTAGACTTAAAACCAAATCGAAAAAGCGTACCGATGATTCATACACATTCGATTGATAATTCATATACATTCGATAAGATACCAGCCGAAACGAAATTAAGAACTTAAACTCGAGATTATATATGCACGGACAACGAAATTTGTATCAACCCCttaatctaaaaatttaaaattttgattcctTAATCACCAGGGTGAATTTTACGCTTAAAACCAGGCCGAACATTTGTACTGtcctaaagcaaaaaaaaaaaggttgtattttttttttttgtcttttccttatTATTTCCGTGGgagttaaattaaataaatggtGATTTTTATGGGGGAGAAAAAGAGGGAGTTGGATTCACAGTGGTACGGAAGGAAACTGCAAACTGGCTGAATTCAGGAGCCGTGTGTAAGTCATGCACGGTCCCTTTCACGTTGGGTCACGTCTTTGGTCTTCCTGGTTGGgaagtcatctctctctctctctctcttttcgaaTGCATGTTTTTTGGAAATAAATACAAAAGTGATAGCACGACAGTTTGATTGtattatcaattattttttaccacataaTTTCTCAATCAATAAATAATTTATGTAAAACACGTGATGATAATGTGTGAATCTACAATTGAGATTGCACCGTCCCCGACAGTATTGCAgtgaaatattttccaaataaataataaaaataaaagaagaaaaacattgTGATAGAGTGAGCTCCATGCTCTAATGTTGGTTAGGAGCTCAatcattttatgcaaaacatacgGTAATGGTGTGTGAATCTACGGTTGAAATTGTATCATCCCTAACAATATTGTCGGAGAAGCATTTcctaaataaataagtaaagttaaagagaaaaaaaaactcgataGAAAGAGCTCTCCATGCTCTAATGTTTATTAGGAGCTCAAGCATTTCATTAATACAAGTTTAGTGGTTTTAACCATACACATATATTGAATTGTTAAGTTGGGAAAGCTATGTGATCAGATTATTGAGTGAATTGGCACAACCCATTTCAAATTAAATATGTTTGAAGTGTTGGATGAGCTTTCGAGAGCCTTGTCCACGATCTATCCATTAATTGTGTCAAATGGGTCATTATGATTATGAAATCAGTAAGTTTTTTTTACTCACCAAGTGTTTgcccaaatcaaaattttgggaGGAGGGGGTAAAGGGTTGGGATGAACCCTAGTGATATGATAAAATGAATTAGCTAATAGATATATTAGGTGTGTGTTTGGTATGGTTTTATGGCGGCCACTACAACTATAAAATAGAGTGCTTTAGAAAATGCTTGGTAAAAATTCTTACAGCGGTAGCTTTTTCGCAATTTCAATATTTCCATGTTAGAATTATGTGCACAAACACAACGGAGTAGAGAGtacaagcaagaaagagaaaaatcaagatATACGATTTATTTTGGATCACCTTTAAATTAGGGTCATATTCAATAAGTGATTATACTATACTTAGCACTTCCTACCTTTCTTtcacaactctcaattacaagagaattttcaataaaatacgaattcaaactataaaagctctCTGGATTTTTGGGGCGCTATTCTCTAAGACCCCAAAAAGCCGGAGAGCTTCGCCCTATAAAGTCATAGAACGTTTATAGTTTGAATTcgtattttattgaaaattctcttgtaattgagagttgtgaAAGAAAGGTATGAGGTGCACAAAGCTACAAAGCTACCTATTTGAGGAATTGTAGCTTTTAACATAgtaactttttttgttgttgaaattttgaaacaatAACAAAGAACATTACCacaattattttcctaaaagaataaaaaagcaTAACAATTCCGACACATATAtaagaaataatataaaaaggaaaaggtcaTATGGATGTTATAGCTATCAATAGACGACAATGATGGTgattattattgttgttatgCTATTATGGTAAAAATGGTGTGTGCCAAAAACTTCAATTAcaagcacaaaaaaaattcatcaaacgcGTTAATAATTTGTAGCCCATAACAAGGGAACTTATTATGTTAACAAGTAGAACTCACAGCCCATAACCCGCCAGATCAAGCGGGAGTAtacggaaaaaaaagaaaaaaaaacctcaaattgaagGTAAAAATCCTCACAAATAGAATAAATTGATCAAGCTTCAGGCTCTCGTATATTATAATAAGACGTGTTTGAGATTCCTATTTAGAATTCTTACTCAAATTTGGAATGGGCTCGATTTCCATATAGGACTAACCAGTTTCGAGTTTGAAATAGGGTCAGATCTCCTAAATTCACCTCGTTGCAATCACTAAGTGGGataaattagtaaaaattatAGGCATTTCATGCTAGAGGGGAATgaataaattacttttaattcaATAACTCCTACTTATACATGTCAACCAGCTGACTTCAAAGTCCACATATTAATGGATATATACAACAacattgttataaaaaaaaacattccaatacaccaaaaaaaaaaaaaaaagcaacgatTTTTTAGACGGTCTACAGCGTCGATGGGACTATAGAGAAAATGTGTTtatagggtgtgtttgtttcacgaaaaatcaaagattttggaaaatattttccaaaatattaaATGCTTATATCTCtttgaaaaattagtcaatggaaaatattttcattatcgataacaatttatgcctaactattttcgtgggtgatgaaaatattttgcatttatccatttttatgagtgatgcaagcatttattttttgaaaaatgttttccaaatatttgattccgtgaaacaaacacacaaTATTGCTTGGAatagttatccaaaaaatcttaaactaaatGTATGGtagcaaattcaatcttaaaaaccttttgattgtaccaatttaatcctaaaccttttgatgattacCAATTTGGtctttttagtcaattttgactagaCATCACTAATGTGGATGCCGATCATCTTTCGTGGCATGATCGGTTctcgacatggacaatttttatattcttaaaattattcttttttttttccttttcttttc
The sequence above is drawn from the Rhodamnia argentea isolate NSW1041297 chromosome 9, ASM2092103v1, whole genome shotgun sequence genome and encodes:
- the LOC115752965 gene encoding protein DOG1-like 4; the protein is MRTQEGEKFTDYFEKWVCRLEEYSQQLHSASREASITEQELRALVSKLTAHHKEYYTTKWAAAAVGGGGDVFAFFSPPWSTLLENAYSWLTGWKPSAAFRVVEALRARGAAMAEDQMKRIEQLRARIRLEEERVEREMERQQVAVADRRMVELARLAGRRGEASAAAAATADKVDGLVDAAVKGLASGLERIMKAADCVRLKTLKGLLDELSPSQGVEFLAAMSTLQVQVRRWGKKRQSQAEHKSSEAH